One stretch of Leadbetterella byssophila DSM 17132 DNA includes these proteins:
- a CDS encoding NupC/NupG family nucleoside CNT transporter produces the protein MQNFTGILGIILILGVAYALSNNKKAINFRTVGVGIALQFLLALFILKTNVGKAIFGTLGAWVTKVIDFANAGGEFVFGPLANVPMVEKAFGGGGFIFFFKIIPTIIFVAVLVNIFYHYGVIQFIIKWLAKGMKWLMHVSGAEALSNIASTFVGQVEAQIMIKPYLKGMTKSELMASMAGSYACIAGGVMATYIQFGVKAEYLIAASIMAAPGALAIAKLMFPETETSETSGEVKLKVAKEHTNVIDAISAGCSDGLKVGLNVLAMLIGFLALIALLNFILGKVGMLIHVPELSLDLILGYLFSGFAWAMGIPSEEIVQAGSLMGTKLAANEFVAYLHLKDHIAAGTLSAKTIAIVSFALCGFANLGSLGIQIGGISALEPSRRKDLTQVAMRALIAGTLASYMSATFAGLLF, from the coding sequence ATGCAAAATTTTACAGGCATTTTGGGCATTATCCTCATTCTTGGAGTAGCATATGCCCTTTCAAACAATAAGAAAGCGATTAACTTCCGTACGGTGGGAGTAGGTATAGCTTTACAATTTCTCCTCGCCTTATTCATTCTCAAAACCAATGTTGGTAAAGCCATATTTGGGACCCTGGGAGCATGGGTAACTAAGGTCATCGATTTTGCCAATGCCGGTGGAGAGTTCGTATTCGGTCCTTTGGCTAATGTACCAATGGTAGAGAAAGCCTTCGGAGGGGGAGGATTCATTTTCTTCTTTAAGATCATTCCTACCATCATCTTTGTGGCGGTATTGGTGAACATCTTTTACCACTACGGTGTGATCCAGTTTATTATCAAATGGCTGGCCAAAGGTATGAAATGGTTAATGCATGTGAGCGGTGCAGAAGCCCTGTCTAACATTGCCAGTACTTTTGTGGGACAAGTAGAAGCTCAGATCATGATCAAACCTTATTTGAAAGGGATGACAAAATCTGAATTGATGGCCTCTATGGCGGGTAGTTATGCATGTATTGCAGGAGGGGTGATGGCCACTTATATCCAGTTTGGAGTTAAGGCAGAATACCTTATTGCAGCGAGTATCATGGCGGCTCCGGGTGCATTAGCCATCGCTAAATTGATGTTCCCTGAGACGGAAACTTCAGAAACATCAGGTGAAGTGAAATTGAAAGTAGCAAAAGAGCATACCAATGTTATTGATGCCATCTCTGCCGGATGTTCTGACGGACTGAAAGTAGGTTTGAACGTATTGGCCATGCTGATTGGATTCTTAGCTTTAATAGCCTTATTGAATTTTATTTTAGGTAAGGTAGGTATGTTAATTCACGTACCTGAGTTGAGTTTAGATCTGATCCTAGGATATTTATTCTCCGGATTTGCCTGGGCTATGGGAATTCCTTCGGAAGAAATTGTGCAAGCTGGTTCACTTATGGGTACGAAATTAGCAGCCAATGAATTCGTGGCATATCTTCACTTGAAAGATCATATTGCAGCGGGCACCTTATCTGCGAAGACCATAGCTATTGTAAGCTTTGCGCTTTGTGGTTTTGCTAACTTAGGTTCCTTAGGGATTCAGATCGGTGGGATCTCTGCATTGGAGCCATCAAGAAGGAAAGATTTAACTCAAGTAGCTATGAGGGCATTAATCGCGGGTACTTTGGCCTCGTATATGTCTGCTACTTTTGCGGGATTATTATTTTGA
- a CDS encoding FKBP-type peptidyl-prolyl cis-trans isomerase — MKISNGKVVSTAYTLYTSGPGDDFELVEEVGEDEAMFYLAGNSGLPPKFEENLNGLEAGDTYNFEISPEDGFGEFYDDNVVDFSLDMFKIEDGQVPAGFLEPGNPIPFTNDEGAKIQGRVVEVKEDVVIIDFNHPLAGKTLKFEGKVLTVREATSEELDHGHVHGPGGHHHH; from the coding sequence ATGAAAATTTCAAACGGAAAGGTGGTATCCACTGCCTATACCCTTTACACTTCGGGGCCTGGAGATGATTTCGAACTGGTCGAGGAAGTGGGCGAAGACGAAGCCATGTTTTATTTGGCAGGAAATAGCGGTTTACCGCCAAAGTTTGAGGAAAACTTAAACGGTTTAGAAGCAGGAGATACGTATAACTTTGAAATCAGTCCTGAGGACGGTTTTGGAGAATTCTACGACGATAATGTAGTAGATTTCAGCTTGGATATGTTCAAGATTGAAGATGGACAAGTACCAGCAGGTTTCTTAGAACCGGGAAATCCTATCCCTTTCACTAATGATGAAGGAGCCAAAATTCAAGGAAGAGTAGTTGAAGTAAAAGAGGATGTGGTGATCATTGATTTTAACCACCCGCTTGCCGGCAAAACACTCAAATTTGAAGGAAAGGTACTTACTGTTAGGGAGGCTACTTCAGAAGAATTAGATCACGGTCACGTACACGGACCTGGTGGACATCATCACCATTGA
- the ygiD gene encoding 4,5-DOPA-extradiol-dioxygenase — protein MSTLASLKKLSDALPENGVKMPVLFVGHGSPMNAIEDNEFSRKWREVAKQIPEPVAVLCISAHWLTRGTFVTAAAEMKTIHDFGGFPRALFEVQYPAPGFPALAEATAELIKDTNVGLDHDWGFDHGSWSVVKNMYPEANIPMIQLSIDYYQPGYHHYELAKYLYSLRKKGVLILGSGNMVHNLRMISIPPGSDPALGFNVDYGFDWAIEMNEIFKSHIADRNHKPLMDYMSLHKDARLAVPTPDHYWPLLYTLGVSDDKDEVSFFNDKAIAGSLTMTSVLMR, from the coding sequence ATGTCAACATTAGCATCGCTAAAGAAACTTTCGGATGCATTGCCGGAAAATGGGGTGAAAATGCCCGTCTTGTTTGTAGGGCACGGTAGTCCTATGAATGCCATAGAAGATAATGAGTTTAGTAGAAAGTGGAGAGAGGTGGCTAAACAGATTCCGGAGCCCGTGGCAGTATTATGTATTTCAGCGCACTGGTTGACACGGGGTACTTTCGTCACCGCTGCTGCTGAAATGAAAACCATACATGATTTCGGAGGTTTTCCTAGAGCGCTTTTTGAGGTTCAATACCCCGCCCCTGGCTTTCCTGCTTTAGCGGAAGCTACCGCAGAGTTGATCAAGGATACAAATGTGGGTTTGGATCACGACTGGGGTTTTGACCATGGTAGTTGGTCAGTGGTAAAAAACATGTATCCTGAAGCTAATATTCCTATGATCCAGCTGAGTATAGACTACTATCAGCCAGGTTATCATCACTACGAATTGGCTAAGTACTTGTATTCCTTGAGAAAAAAGGGAGTTTTGATCTTAGGTAGTGGAAACATGGTACATAACCTAAGGATGATTTCTATTCCTCCAGGATCAGATCCAGCCCTTGGCTTCAATGTGGATTATGGGTTTGACTGGGCTATAGAGATGAATGAAATCTTTAAATCACATATAGCAGATAGGAACCATAAGCCATTAATGGATTATATGAGCTTGCACAAAGATGCGCGCTTGGCTGTACCCACACCAGACCACTATTGGCCTTTGCTTTATACTTTGGGAGTAAGTGATGATAAAGACGAAGTCAGCTTCTTCAATGACAAGGCTATAGCCGGATCATTGACCATGACTTCCGTACTGATGAGATAA
- the cysS gene encoding cysteine--tRNA ligase, with amino-acid sequence MQALKLYNSLSRKKELFEPLNPGYVGMYVCGPTVYNNVHLGNIRTFLTFDILYRYLLHTGYKVRYVRNITDVGHLVGDGDEGEDKIGKIAKLEKLEPMEVVQRYTNDFHDVLNQFNFLPPSIEPSATGHLIEQIEAVQDLIQKGLAYESNGSVYFDINKYNEAGNNYGKLSGRILEDLLNETRALDGQAEKRNPLDFALWKKAAPEHIMQWNSPWGKGFPGWHLECTCMSVKYLGNQFDIHGGGMDLKFPHHECEIAQGKGLTGEDPVRYWMHSNMLTVNGQKMSKSLGNSFLPRELITGDHPLLEQAYSPMTVRFFMLQSHYRSTLDFSNDALKAAQKGYRRMLNGMKIAKDLTYEPNAEVDLDEKKIADIQKAISGFYDALNDDLNTAVGLAQLFTLLKYVNMIYMNQLASAALGEETFEALKKNFILLTQEILGLAEEVPGDGESVLKGMLSLYKEYKAAQQYDKVDEIRAYFKNNRMVIKDMKHKIDWAWEE; translated from the coding sequence ATGCAAGCATTAAAACTGTATAATTCGCTCTCGCGAAAAAAAGAACTCTTTGAACCCCTAAATCCCGGTTATGTAGGCATGTACGTATGTGGACCCACTGTCTACAACAATGTACATTTGGGGAACATTCGTACCTTTTTAACTTTTGACATTCTCTACAGATACCTTCTTCATACCGGTTATAAAGTGAGGTATGTAAGAAACATTACGGATGTGGGCCACCTAGTGGGAGACGGAGATGAAGGCGAAGATAAGATAGGTAAGATAGCCAAGTTAGAAAAACTAGAACCTATGGAAGTGGTGCAGAGATACACCAATGATTTCCATGATGTTTTGAATCAATTTAACTTTTTACCTCCTAGCATAGAGCCTTCTGCTACGGGCCATTTGATTGAGCAGATAGAAGCTGTCCAAGATTTGATTCAGAAAGGATTGGCTTATGAATCCAATGGATCTGTTTATTTTGATATCAACAAGTATAACGAAGCAGGGAATAATTACGGCAAGCTTTCAGGAAGAATATTAGAGGATCTCCTAAATGAAACGCGTGCTTTGGATGGACAAGCGGAGAAGAGAAACCCTCTTGACTTTGCCCTTTGGAAAAAAGCAGCACCGGAACATATCATGCAGTGGAACAGTCCTTGGGGCAAAGGCTTCCCGGGATGGCACTTGGAGTGTACATGTATGAGTGTAAAATACCTGGGAAATCAGTTTGACATACATGGAGGCGGTATGGATTTGAAATTCCCTCACCATGAATGTGAAATAGCTCAAGGAAAGGGACTGACGGGAGAAGATCCGGTGAGGTATTGGATGCATTCAAATATGTTAACTGTGAATGGCCAGAAGATGTCTAAGTCACTTGGCAACAGTTTCCTTCCACGTGAATTGATCACCGGAGATCATCCTTTATTGGAGCAGGCGTACAGTCCTATGACAGTGCGATTCTTCATGCTTCAGTCGCACTACCGCTCTACCTTAGACTTTTCTAACGATGCATTAAAGGCCGCGCAAAAAGGCTATAGAAGAATGCTTAACGGCATGAAAATAGCTAAAGACTTGACTTATGAGCCGAACGCTGAAGTAGATTTGGATGAAAAGAAGATAGCAGATATTCAGAAAGCGATATCCGGGTTCTATGATGCTCTGAACGATGACTTGAATACAGCAGTAGGACTAGCCCAATTATTCACGCTATTGAAATATGTAAACATGATTTACATGAATCAATTGGCATCTGCTGCGCTAGGAGAAGAGACTTTCGAAGCGCTTAAGAAGAACTTTATTCTCTTAACTCAGGAAATTTTAGGTTTGGCCGAAGAAGTGCCGGGTGATGGAGAGTCCGTACTTAAAGGTATGCTCAGCCTATACAAGGAGTATAAGGCTGCACAGCAATATGACAAAGTGGATGAGATCAGAGCATACTTTAAGAATAACCGTATGGTCATCAAAGACATGAAACATAAAATAGATTGGGCATGGGAAGAATAA
- a CDS encoding GDSL-type esterase/lipase family protein: MRHFVFLLLLSLVFSCSPAKKYVEGSKHWEKEISELVSDSKTYPSESILFIGSSSIRLWDNIEKDMAPYPVIKRGFGGSNLKDVIVYEDRLVNPHSFRAVVVFVANDITGGKEDATPKEVFERYKLLVKSIRKEHKKEPIFWVQITPTESRWKVWDKIQEANTLIKNYTEKNKNLYYIETAEAFLGPDGKPIPAYFRADKLHLTQQGYDLWSGLIKASLNQHLK; the protein is encoded by the coding sequence ATGAGACATTTTGTATTTCTACTTCTTTTGTCCCTTGTATTTTCCTGCTCCCCCGCCAAAAAATACGTTGAAGGTTCTAAACATTGGGAAAAAGAGATCTCAGAATTAGTTAGTGATTCAAAAACCTATCCTTCTGAGTCCATACTATTTATAGGTTCAAGCAGCATTAGACTATGGGATAATATAGAGAAAGATATGGCCCCGTATCCTGTGATCAAAAGAGGATTTGGTGGTTCAAATCTCAAAGATGTGATCGTCTATGAAGACAGATTAGTAAATCCTCATTCCTTTAGAGCGGTAGTGGTTTTTGTAGCTAATGATATCACGGGAGGGAAAGAGGACGCTACACCTAAGGAGGTCTTTGAAAGATATAAATTGCTGGTCAAAAGCATTAGAAAAGAACACAAAAAAGAGCCTATTTTTTGGGTACAAATTACCCCAACAGAATCTCGCTGGAAAGTATGGGATAAGATACAGGAAGCAAATACTTTGATCAAAAACTATACTGAAAAGAACAAAAATCTGTACTACATAGAAACGGCTGAAGCTTTCCTCGGACCGGATGGGAAACCTATTCCTGCTTACTTTAGGGCAGATAAATTGCACTTGACCCAACAAGGGTACGACCTTTGGTCCGGATTAATCAAAGCCTCATTGAATCAACACTTGAAATGA
- the menD gene encoding 2-succinyl-5-enolpyruvyl-6-hydroxy-3-cyclohexene-1-carboxylic-acid synthase translates to MALLSPLYSVADICASWGVEDVIICPGSRSAALTLAFNRNGQFRTKVITDERSAAFVGLGLAQQSGKPVVLICTSGTAVLNFAPAVTEAFFQKVPLLILSADRPPEWINQYDGQTIYQSKAFGKHIVKDYDFPADYTHPDAVWSIERQTNEALAHCRKGPVHINIPIREPFYPLPEEKYEGKGRYIPFAKFSQQVQLAEEQVKEWSEAKSILVAIGQNTKDLEEDLARLVQDNRVILLVDVISNVGLEKKITSHDLFLSQSGSKFDLLVTLGKSFISKTLKQFFRKNPPRVHWHVEEENNILDPFQSITVRFPLSTTDFLKALPISEVSTPSDIWIAEEKKTKAHIENFISKAPFGELKATATIFEKVESKEVLHLGNSMPVRYGNLLQGFLKPQIKVYSNRGTSGIDGIVSTAIGQALGTEQRVHCIVGDISFFYDSNALFAAKPKNLKVYVIQNGGGNIFRIIDGPSKQAELEQYFITPQNRSAEHLAKEAGFRYYRVSTQEELEDALNQKEDVAALFEIIVDGVEDAKIFKHLKSSLIL, encoded by the coding sequence ATGGCTCTACTTTCTCCGCTATATAGCGTAGCTGATATTTGTGCCTCCTGGGGTGTAGAAGACGTTATCATCTGTCCCGGTTCCAGAAGTGCAGCCTTAACCCTAGCCTTCAATAGAAATGGACAATTTCGTACTAAGGTAATCACTGACGAGAGAAGTGCTGCATTCGTAGGTCTGGGCTTGGCACAGCAGTCCGGAAAGCCCGTAGTCCTCATCTGTACGTCAGGTACCGCCGTGCTCAATTTTGCCCCGGCCGTTACAGAAGCGTTTTTCCAAAAGGTACCCCTTCTAATTCTTAGTGCTGACCGCCCCCCTGAGTGGATCAACCAATACGATGGTCAAACCATTTACCAATCTAAGGCTTTCGGAAAACATATTGTCAAGGATTATGATTTTCCGGCTGACTATACACATCCGGATGCAGTATGGAGCATAGAGCGACAAACCAATGAAGCCTTAGCTCATTGCAGAAAAGGTCCCGTGCACATCAATATTCCCATAAGAGAGCCCTTCTATCCTCTGCCTGAGGAAAAATATGAAGGAAAGGGAAGATATATACCCTTTGCTAAGTTTTCTCAACAAGTTCAATTAGCGGAAGAGCAGGTCAAAGAATGGTCAGAAGCAAAGAGTATCTTGGTAGCGATAGGCCAAAATACAAAGGATTTAGAAGAAGATTTGGCTCGACTGGTACAAGATAATAGAGTAATCCTTCTGGTAGATGTGATCTCTAATGTTGGGTTAGAGAAGAAAATCACATCTCATGATCTATTTTTATCTCAATCAGGGTCAAAATTTGACCTTTTGGTAACACTTGGAAAAAGTTTTATCTCTAAGACCTTAAAACAGTTTTTTAGGAAAAATCCTCCAAGAGTCCACTGGCATGTGGAAGAAGAGAATAATATCCTGGATCCCTTCCAAAGCATTACCGTGCGTTTTCCATTGTCTACAACTGATTTCCTTAAAGCATTGCCAATAAGTGAAGTTTCGACACCATCTGATATCTGGATTGCAGAAGAGAAGAAGACAAAGGCTCACATAGAGAATTTTATCTCTAAAGCTCCTTTCGGAGAATTAAAGGCCACCGCTACCATTTTTGAAAAGGTAGAAAGTAAGGAAGTTTTACATCTGGGAAATAGCATGCCGGTACGCTATGGGAATCTATTACAAGGGTTCCTTAAACCCCAAATCAAAGTATATTCCAATAGGGGCACTTCCGGGATTGATGGGATTGTAAGTACGGCTATCGGACAAGCTTTAGGTACAGAACAAAGAGTACATTGTATAGTCGGAGATATTTCCTTCTTCTATGATAGTAATGCCCTCTTCGCTGCTAAACCGAAGAATCTAAAGGTGTATGTGATCCAAAATGGGGGAGGTAACATTTTCAGAATCATTGATGGTCCTTCGAAACAAGCTGAGCTGGAACAATATTTCATTACTCCTCAAAACAGAAGTGCAGAACATTTGGCTAAGGAGGCCGGGTTTAGGTATTATCGTGTGAGCACTCAGGAAGAGTTAGAAGATGCATTAAACCAAAAAGAGGACGTTGCCGCCCTCTTCGAAATTATAGTAGATGGAGTTGAAGATGCAAAGATCTTCAAACACCTGAAGTCTAGTCTTATTTTGTAA
- the guaB gene encoding IMP dehydrogenase: MMIDSSKLLFEALTYDDVLLVPAYSEILPKDTETRTQLTRNISLNLPLVSAAMDTVTEHEMAIAIAQEGGIGIIHKNMSIEEQADQVRKVKRSESGMIIDPITLDESSLVGDALRIMREFKVGGIPVIDSENRLKGIVTNRDLRFQSDMSLPITQVMTVERLVTAGEGITLEEAEHILMREKIEKLPIVDKDNKLVGLITYRDILKKLNKPNAAKDKLGRLLVGAAVGVTADLMDRVSALVKAGVDVISIDTAHGHSKGVIDALKSVKKAFPNLDVICGNIATGEAAKALAEAGADAVKVGVGPGSICTTRIIAGIGMPQLSAVHLCAEALNGTGIPVIADGGIRFSGDIVKAIAGGASTIMIGSLLAGTEEAPGEVVIFEGRKFKSYRGMGSLEAMEDGSKDRYFQDSTTDAKKLVPEGIVGRVPYKGAAREIIYQLAGGLKAGMGYVGAGNIEALKQAKFIKITAAGIRESHPHDVQITKEAPNYSTK, from the coding sequence ATCATGATAGATTCATCTAAGCTTCTTTTTGAAGCACTCACCTACGACGACGTCCTCTTAGTTCCAGCCTACTCAGAAATTTTACCTAAGGATACGGAAACCCGTACTCAACTTACTCGTAATATTTCTTTGAACCTACCTCTTGTATCTGCTGCCATGGATACGGTAACAGAGCACGAAATGGCCATTGCCATTGCACAAGAAGGGGGTATCGGTATTATCCACAAAAACATGAGCATTGAGGAGCAAGCTGATCAAGTGAGAAAGGTGAAGCGCTCTGAAAGCGGAATGATCATTGATCCTATCACTTTAGATGAAAGCTCTCTAGTAGGAGATGCACTCAGAATCATGAGAGAATTTAAAGTGGGTGGTATTCCGGTAATCGACTCAGAAAACAGGTTAAAGGGAATAGTAACGAACAGAGACCTACGTTTTCAATCCGATATGAGCCTACCTATCACTCAAGTGATGACCGTAGAACGACTTGTGACTGCGGGAGAAGGCATCACCTTAGAGGAGGCGGAACATATCTTGATGCGTGAAAAGATTGAAAAATTACCTATAGTAGATAAAGATAACAAACTTGTAGGCTTGATCACTTATAGGGATATCCTTAAAAAACTAAACAAGCCAAATGCGGCAAAAGACAAGCTTGGTAGATTATTAGTGGGTGCAGCAGTGGGTGTCACCGCTGATTTAATGGACCGCGTAAGTGCCTTGGTTAAAGCAGGTGTGGACGTCATCAGTATTGACACTGCTCACGGACATTCTAAAGGTGTTATAGATGCCTTGAAAAGTGTGAAGAAAGCATTCCCTAATTTGGATGTGATCTGTGGAAACATTGCTACAGGAGAAGCAGCTAAAGCTTTAGCTGAAGCAGGTGCTGATGCAGTGAAAGTGGGAGTAGGTCCGGGAAGTATTTGTACCACTAGAATCATAGCCGGTATAGGTATGCCACAGTTATCTGCGGTTCATCTATGTGCTGAAGCTCTTAATGGAACAGGAATTCCTGTAATTGCTGACGGGGGTATTCGTTTCTCCGGAGATATCGTTAAAGCTATTGCGGGTGGGGCAAGTACCATTATGATTGGTTCTCTTCTAGCCGGAACAGAAGAAGCTCCGGGAGAAGTAGTGATCTTCGAAGGCAGGAAGTTTAAGTCATATAGGGGTATGGGATCTCTAGAAGCTATGGAGGATGGTTCTAAGGATCGTTACTTCCAGGATTCTACTACTGATGCTAAGAAATTAGTACCGGAAGGTATAGTAGGTAGAGTGCCTTATAAAGGAGCTGCAAGAGAGATCATTTACCAATTAGCCGGAGGTTTGAAAGCTGGTATGGGATACGTAGGAGCAGGTAATATTGAAGCTTTGAAACAAGCCAAATTCATTAAAATTACAGCTGCCGGTATACGTGAATCTCACCCTCATGATGTACAAATCACCAAAGAGGCGCCGAATTACTCAACGAAATAA
- a CDS encoding GAF domain-containing protein, whose product MAEQLYIPTQAGKREIYSSIIPQILALSEGENDLIALTANIAAALKEAFNFFWVGFYFDRGQGELVLGPFQGPIACTRIKYDKGVCGHSFSTKSTVVVPDVDQFPGHIACSSASRSEIVLPLKNANGEVIGVLDIDSDQLNDFDEIDARYLEELMEGIASKINVNLR is encoded by the coding sequence ATGGCAGAACAATTATATATACCTACTCAAGCAGGTAAGAGGGAGATTTACTCTAGCATAATACCTCAAATTTTAGCATTATCTGAGGGAGAAAATGATCTGATTGCCTTAACCGCAAATATAGCCGCTGCATTAAAAGAGGCTTTTAACTTCTTTTGGGTAGGATTCTACTTTGATAGAGGACAAGGGGAGCTGGTCTTAGGCCCTTTCCAAGGTCCTATAGCTTGCACCCGAATCAAATACGATAAAGGTGTTTGCGGACATAGCTTTTCAACGAAATCCACGGTGGTGGTCCCGGATGTGGATCAATTCCCTGGACATATTGCATGCAGTTCTGCTTCTAGGTCTGAGATCGTATTGCCGCTAAAGAATGCAAATGGCGAAGTTATTGGAGTACTAGATATTGATAGTGACCAGTTGAATGATTTTGACGAGATTGATGCCAGGTATTTAGAGGAATTAATGGAGGGAATAGCATCAAAAATTAATGTGAATTTAAGGTAA
- a CDS encoding lactonase family protein, whose amino-acid sequence MTTFILSLFTLFLNPPEKRYKILVGTYTDSGSEGIYLFSLAGNMNQQSLLAKTNGVPNPSFLAYEKGKVFAVNELEDGKIQSYALKNNKFEFISEQSTNGAYPCHLSYAEGQVFVANYGEGSFLAYKVNETGAISLPHFVYQNKGTGPVTDRQEKAHMHSVTVHGKELWAADLGTDEVLVYSIPEIKEVKKIKMTPGSGPRHITFHKSLPLAYVINELNNTITVVNTKTYQSVQEISTLPKGFSGTSFCADIHFSPDQKYLYGSNRYSDGLARFKVDAKTGLLSFEEVQSVEGKVPRNFAISPDGKWILVANQDSNDIVIFERNTKTGKIKFTGNTISIPKPVFVKFIEE is encoded by the coding sequence ATGACAACTTTCATTCTCTCTCTCTTTACTCTCTTTCTTAATCCCCCAGAAAAGAGATATAAGATTCTGGTTGGTACTTACACCGACAGTGGCTCGGAGGGTATTTATTTGTTCTCTTTGGCTGGAAATATGAATCAGCAATCCCTTCTGGCTAAGACGAATGGAGTTCCTAACCCATCATTCCTAGCATACGAAAAGGGGAAAGTCTTTGCCGTTAATGAATTGGAAGATGGTAAGATCCAGTCGTACGCACTAAAAAATAATAAGTTTGAATTTATTTCCGAACAAAGTACCAATGGAGCTTATCCTTGTCACCTTTCCTATGCGGAAGGCCAAGTGTTTGTTGCCAACTACGGAGAGGGAAGTTTTCTGGCCTACAAAGTAAATGAAACAGGAGCTATTTCCTTGCCTCACTTTGTTTACCAAAATAAAGGAACAGGACCGGTTACTGACCGACAAGAAAAAGCCCATATGCATTCCGTCACCGTACATGGAAAGGAGCTGTGGGCAGCAGATCTAGGAACGGATGAAGTTCTTGTCTATAGTATTCCGGAAATTAAAGAGGTTAAAAAGATCAAAATGACTCCCGGATCAGGCCCACGTCATATCACTTTTCATAAAAGCCTGCCCTTAGCCTACGTCATAAATGAACTCAATAATACCATAACGGTAGTTAATACAAAGACTTACCAGTCAGTACAAGAGATTTCTACCTTACCGAAAGGATTTTCAGGAACTAGTTTTTGTGCGGATATACATTTTTCTCCCGATCAAAAATACCTATACGGTTCCAATAGATATTCAGATGGACTAGCACGCTTTAAAGTAGACGCAAAAACAGGTTTATTGAGTTTCGAGGAAGTTCAATCTGTGGAAGGAAAAGTGCCTAGAAATTTTGCCATTTCTCCGGATGGGAAGTGGATTCTTGTAGCGAATCAGGATTCAAATGATATTGTGATCTTTGAAAGGAATACCAAAACCGGAAAAATCAAGTTTACGGGGAATACCATCTCTATCCCTAAGCCGGTTTTTGTTAAGTTTATAGAGGAGTAA
- the idi gene encoding isopentenyl-diphosphate Delta-isomerase, with protein MEIMIPLVDEEGTVRGFAEKMEVHRKGLLHLAFSVLIFNEEGEMLIHKRADEKYHSAGLWTNACCGHPYPEESLIQAAERRLEEEMGFKCELSPAFQFTYQTVLENGLIENEVDQVFVGTFNGLISPDPTEVSAYKWIPLDALLEQVKDEPNRFTFWFKKILSHQYGSHGQ; from the coding sequence ATGGAGATAATGATCCCTTTGGTGGACGAAGAAGGTACGGTGCGAGGTTTTGCGGAAAAGATGGAAGTTCACCGCAAAGGTCTCCTGCATTTAGCATTTTCCGTACTGATCTTTAATGAAGAGGGGGAGATGCTAATCCATAAGAGAGCGGATGAAAAGTATCATTCCGCAGGTTTATGGACAAATGCCTGCTGTGGCCACCCCTACCCCGAGGAATCTCTTATCCAAGCCGCTGAACGTAGGTTAGAAGAAGAAATGGGCTTTAAATGCGAGCTTTCGCCGGCTTTTCAATTCACCTACCAGACGGTACTTGAGAACGGCTTGATTGAGAACGAAGTGGACCAAGTCTTTGTGGGTACCTTTAATGGCCTTATTTCTCCTGACCCCACTGAAGTTTCCGCGTACAAGTGGATTCCTCTAGATGCTCTTTTGGAACAAGTAAAAGATGAACCCAACAGATTCACCTTTTGGTTCAAGAAGATCTTATCTCATCAGTACGGAAGTCATGGTCAATGA